The segment GATCCTATCCTTACTCAACCTCCTTTTGGGTTAGAAGGACTATTAACACGAGCCAAAAAAGGCTACTCTGTGGGGATGGTTTCCAGTTTTGAAGATACGTTTTGGGGGTTAGGCATTTTTGGGGCTAAATTCTTCGATAATCAAGGATTCATTAACCCCCAGTTAGAAGGGTGGGGAAAGTGGTTAGAATGGCTTAAAAAAGCGGAAACTCAACCTAATTTTATACTCAGTCGCAATCGAGAGATTCTTCATGAAGCTTTTGCTAAAGGGAAGTTGACTTACTACGTTTGTAATTCTGATGAAATTGGAGATTTAAAAAATATCTTGAAAGAGAACTTACAGATAGTTTTTCTCCCTGGAGAACCTGACCATCCGGCAACCCCTTTGCTTTATACCATAGTGATGATGGTCAATAATAGTGCTAGTCTCCATGAAACTGAATTAGCTTTACAATGGGCACAGTTCATGACTAACCCTGAACAACAATTAAAAGCATTAATAGGTTCTTTAAACTTTATTCCTACTAACCAAAAGATCAGTGTTAATCAACAGTTATTACCCATAGAAGCCACTTTACATAAACAGTCTAAAATGGCACTCACTATTCCCATCGACTCTATAGAAAAAATTCTTAAAATTTTTCAAGAAGGGGAGATTGTATATCAAAAAGCTATGGCCGGAGATCTGACTTCATCTCAAGCTGTTCAGGAACTAACTGATATTATTAAAACACAATTGAATTTTCAAACAAGGAACTAAAGATGTCTATTGGAGAACGTTTACCCTCCCCAGAAGAAGTCGTCGGACGACAAATGCTTTTTTTCGGACGTTCTGATGTTCAAAATCAATTTTTTTCCATCGCTTTCTGTTTAATTCTTGCTTGGTTAATTTCTCGTAGATTTTGGACTTATTTGACAGCAAAATTTCCTGAAGTGACGGAGTTTTATTGGAATGATCAAAGACTTTCCTTAAGACAATATTTCGCCGCTTTACTAAACCATTTAGATTTTCCTATTATGAGTTTGGGTTTGCTTAATCTTAGTCAAATTATCTTTGCTAGTCAAAATTGGAAAGAAGGACTTTTATTCGTAGCCATTCGTTTATTGTGGGTTTATCTGATTTATCAATTTTTTTTAGTTTCTCTTTATGCTATTTTTCCGTTAAATATTATTCAAAAATTTCATTATCGTCTGTTTGCTCCTTTGTTGAGTATTTTTATTATTGGCACTATTATTAA is part of the Rippkaea orientalis PCC 8801 genome and harbors:
- a CDS encoding ABC transporter substrate-binding protein, whose product is MSRLFQLIWQRSRLYSLFLASFLILLTGCQLNLFEQPSLMRGRLLIYHPFQGENGIIFENFLDNFEQLYPEVQLLSEYIREDRLSQQFISKSRAGLGATVLIDFARHIPQLVKSNSIQPLEDKNIDTSRFLSSNIIQSRYQGKIYGIPLVSQVRVLCYNLAKLQPNSNTQDPILTQPPFGLEGLLTRAKKGYSVGMVSSFEDTFWGLGIFGAKFFDNQGFINPQLEGWGKWLEWLKKAETQPNFILSRNREILHEAFAKGKLTYYVCNSDEIGDLKNILKENLQIVFLPGEPDHPATPLLYTIVMMVNNSASLHETELALQWAQFMTNPEQQLKALIGSLNFIPTNQKISVNQQLLPIEATLHKQSKMALTIPIDSIEKILKIFQEGEIVYQKAMAGDLTSSQAVQELTDIIKTQLNFQTRN